The following proteins are co-located in the Triticum aestivum cultivar Chinese Spring chromosome 1A, IWGSC CS RefSeq v2.1, whole genome shotgun sequence genome:
- the LOC123098097 gene encoding zinc-finger homeodomain protein 9-like, which translates to MDVKYPSGSVKKVRQAAVAPAVQEAKYNECGRNHALASGGHVVDGCGEWMPLRDLNPADASSYKCAACGCHRSFHRKVMTERSPMLAPMVETVLHGLPQRRKEETPEDWLPGVDSDTNSDGMKYDSDATEYDSEGTEYDDERSVPQPLQPPPVYHPAQVTQQLSSGQHNFLPRALQIHRLATQLSPATAPPPHGVMLERKRSRTTTDQKLRMEELSEHLGWRLQKRDKDFIEARCHDIGVSKKVFRNWMNNKKRKYPSGHNPSAAASSVVEPSRLRLPPPPSHHQC; encoded by the coding sequence ATGGACGTCAAGTACCCCAGCGGCTCTGTCAAGAAGGTGAGGCAGGCAGCTGTGGCGCCGGCGGTGCAAGAGGCGAAGTACAACGAGTGCGGCAGGAACCACGCACTGGCTAGCGGTGGGCATGTCGTGGACGGCTGTGGGGAGTGGATGCCCTTGAGGGACCTCAACCCCGCCGACGCGTCGTCGTACAAGTGCGCAGCCTGCGGCTGCCACCGCAGCTTCCACCGCAAGGTGATGACGGAGAGGTCGCCGATGTTGGCGCCCATGGTGGAGACAGTGCTCCACGGCCTGCCGCAGCGCAGGAAGGAGGAGACGCCGGAGGACTGGCTCCCGGGTGTCGACTCTGACACCAACTCAGATGGCATGAAGTACGACTCGGATGCCACAGAGTACGACTCAGAAGGCACGGAGTACGATGACGAGCGCTCCGTGCCCCAACCACTGCAACCTCCACCTGTGTACCATCCAGCACAGGTGACGCAACAACTCTCTTCTGGGCAACATAACTTCCTGCCGAGGGCACTGCAGATCCACAGGCTTGCCACCCAGCTCTCACCGGCGACGGCGCCACCGCCTCATGGGGTTATGTTGGAGAGGAAGCGGTCCCGCACCACCACCGACCAGAAGTTGCGGATGGAGGAGTTGTCGGAGCACCTGGGGTGGCGCCTGCAGAAGCGCGACAAGGACTTCATCGAAGCAAGATGCCACGACATAGGCGTCAGCAAGAAAGTCTTCAGGAACTGGATGAACAACAAGAAGCGCAAGTACCCCAGCGGCCACAACCCCTCCGCTGCAGCATCATCTGTTGTCGAACCATCCCGTCTCCGTCTTCCCCCACCACCATCACACCACCAGTGTTAG